The Chelonoidis abingdonii isolate Lonesome George chromosome 11, CheloAbing_2.0, whole genome shotgun sequence genomic interval TCCCCGATCTTGGCGAGGGGTCTGGGCGGCGCCCGGCACGACGAggcccctgatctcagtcagtctgagcagggctggcagggatAAGGGGCTGGGTTACATGGACACCGGGTCTGACCCCCCCTGTGTGGCTCCAGGGCTGTAATGGCCTGggttacacagaaggtcagacctGACTCTTTACCTGCAAACTCTGCCCCTCCAGGCTGCCAGGCCAACCCAATCGTCCAGGATGAACCCAAGACTAAGTGGGAAGAGGCCGTGACCGTCTTCTGGAACTATCTTTCCAAGGTGGGACACGCCGCAGACAATGTGACCGCCCAGATCAAGAGCTCCCAGCTCAGCAAGGAACTGGAGTGAGTGACCCTGCGGCTCAGATTCAGATGGGTGGGGCGAGGACACAAAGCAGCAGGGGCCTGTGCCCCCTGGAGAGGATGACATTTCTGCTGGAAACAGTGCTGGGTTTTGGCTAAGTGCTGGGTGCCAGGCTGTGCTGAGAAGCACCGTGTTTGGCTGGTGCACACCATGCCTGTGGGTGTTGCTGCCACTTTGCCATAATGGCGGGTTGGGAGCATTCTTAGAACAGCATATGAGGGGGATGCCGAGTCAAGGGCCACAACCTGGGGCACAGAGGGGGTGATGTGGGGATCTTTGGGGAGTCCTCAGTGCCCTGATGGATAGCGGGGTTTGGATGAGTGTCACCATAGCCCTGCATGGGCTCATCACAGATACCATGGCCAGGGTGGGGGATGGTGCAAGCCAAGACACCCCAGCTCTGACTCCCCGGTCCCTCCCCAGCGGGCTGATCACCGACACCATGGCTGAAGTGGAGGTGTACAGAGAACAGCTGCGGGCCCAGCTCGGCCCCTATGCCCAGGAGGCTCAGCAGCGCCTGGGCAGCGAGGTGGCGGCGCTGACAGGGAAGCTGCGGGCTGACATGGAGGAGGCCAAGGGCCGGTTGGTGCAGTACACGGGTGACGTGCGCTTGATGTTCGACCAGAACCTGGAGGAGGTGCGGGCCCGAGTTGGCATGTACCTGCGCAAGCTGCGCAAGCGCCTGGGCAAAGATGCTGAGGAGCTGCGCCACAAGATGGCCACCTATGCCGACGAGGTGCAGGCCCACACTGGCCATCGGGTGGATGCTGTGCGCCAGGGCCTGCAGCCTCTAATCGACAGCATCCGTGACAAGGGACAGCAGCGTCTGGAAGCCCTGAGCCAGGCCATGGGTGAGCAGAGCCAGAAGGTGCGTGATAGCCTGGGCATCCGGGCCCAGGAGCTGCATGGGCACCTGCAGGAGAAGGCTGAGGAGATGCGGAGCTCCCTAGACCAGGCTGCTGAGCAAGTCCGCCAGTGGTTTGCACCCTTCCTGCAGGACGTCCGTGCCCAGTTACAGACCCTGGTGGAGAAGCTGCAAGGGAAACTCCAGCTGTAACAGCCCCTGCTAACCCCACACTGTGGCCCCCCGACAGCCCAGAGCCGTGGCAATTCAGGGGCGTGCATTCCCAGGCCACCACAGTACAGCCCTGCCCACTGACACCAAGCTAGCCACGGAGATCTGTGACTCCTGCAGCGAACAGGCATGAGTCACTTCACTTGCTAAGCCTGCTCCAGACCTCCCGCAGGGGCCCAGTTCTTCCTTGCCCCATGCATGAACCCCAGTGCACAGCCATTGCCACTCTGACCCTGCACTCACACTTGGGACTGAGCTGCTTTTATGCACGCCCTGGAGAAATGAGAGGGGATAACCTCTGCCCATCCCATTCTCCCCTCTCTAACCACAGCTGAACGTGATGCCCCTATCCCATCCCTGCTGTTTGATCTCCTGTGTTTACCAATGCTTCCACCTGAAACTAAATAAATTCCTGCTTTAGGCACAAGGTACGAGGGGCCTTTTCTGCTTTATGACCTAAATTTATGTGACACACACAttcagatccccagctgctgtcaATCAgccgtagctccattgaagtcagtggggccagatcctggccaACTGGCATCGTTCCATGGGTCACAGGTGCAAGAAGTCCTCCCATTGCCACCCCATATTGCATTGCTCCATTCAGCATTGACCAATATGGCCCCCTTGCTGCGATCCACTGTCTAGGCTGGCATATGGATGGGAGCATGGCAGCAGGAGtgtttacctctgtatttggcacaggTATGatcgctgctggaatcctgtgtgcagttctggggcCCATAGTGCAGGAAGGATACTGATAAGCTGGGGAGGGTTCAGTCCAGAGAAGCGCCATGAGAGTGATTAAAGAATTAGCAAACCTGCCTTGTAGTGACAGACTCAGAGAGCTCAAGCTATTTAGCgtaacaaacagaaggttaaggggtgacttgaccCTGGTCTGTACTAATGGGCTCCTCAGGTCTCACACGCTCcagtggctggaatttgaagctcgataacttcagactggaaataaggtgcaaatttttactGCCAACAGTAATAAACCATTGgaccaatttaccaagggtcatgctggattctctgtcactggcaatttttaaaccaagatgttTTTCTAATAGCTCTGCTCCGGGAATCACTGTGGGACAGGTCAGTGGCGTGTGCTATGCAagcggtcagactagatgagcagaatggtcccgtctggcctcagaatctatgaatTCGCTGTAAACATGGTATTGGTTCAGCTAATCTGATGAGTTCAGCAGATACTGGTGCCGCAGCAGGGTGTGACCAAACCCCCAGCCTACCTGCGAACACTCATTGCTGCTTTCCCCTGAATCCCCCCCtcagcatctgacgaagtgggtattcacccacgaaagctcatgctccaaaacgtctgttagtctttaaggtgccacaggattctctgctgcttttacagatccagactaacacagctacccgtctgatacttgACCCCTCAGCTGTGTGCGGGATCCCAACAGATGCGCCCAACCACCCATACACAGACACGGCCCTTAGCTTGGGGCCCTCTGGGTTCTGACTTGCCCCAGATGCTTATCTTCCAGCACCTTCAGTGGGAAATGCTGCTAACCAGCCCCACCCCGATCCCTCCCTAAATACCCACAACCAAGTGTGTTGGGTAAGGTCTCTCATCATTGGCTCTGGGGGAGTTACATCAGCAGgaaatttggcccattgtgtttCAAAGGacttcctcagctctcctccagccccactgGAGAACAcgccctctccccccgcccccccccagtaTCCCCACCGCAGCAAGTGTATCTGCTTCATGGATGGTTTCTTTGGGGTGTCAGGTGGAAGTTAAAAAGGTTCCTTCTCCCTTCACCATAATAGCAAACAAACAAGCTGTTTTTGTGAAGCCAGAGGCCCAGAGAACGAGCACATATAGGTTATAAACATCCCACGCTGTGCCCTAGAACACAGCTGTCTCTGGGCCTCTCAAGCCAAGCTGTGACTGTTCAACACACATTTATATTGGCTTCATCACAACCACAACTTTTCTAAGCACCAGGAAACTTCCTCAGGCAAAACAAAGTTCCGCTCCTGCCTCAGCATTTCAGCCCACACTTTCCCAGACAGCAGCGGCCTCTTTATTAGCCTTGTTATTCCAGCTAAACTCATGTCATTTGAGATGCAAATATGAGCCAATGGGGTGCCAAGTGCCTTTTACATTTCAGCTGGGGTTAAGTTCACATTGTCTCCCAAAGGGCTGGTGTTGGCAGCTCAGCTCAGGGCATGGGgaccctgtataaacagccccatATGACCTGTCCTGCCCCACAGGCAGCTGCAACTCAGCTCAGGGCAAGGGGCCCCTGTATAAAGATCCCCTcaatgccccaccccagaggcagctgaatTTTAGTGCCCCAAGAGGCGACCCTGGATAAACAACCCCCATGCCCTAGGCTTCATCTCAGTGCTGGAGGAGAGGGTGCCTCTGTAAACAGACCCTCTCATTTCTGGGCTCCACATACAAGTGGGGGCGAAATGTCTCTGTTGATGCTGGCGTGACCGCCCAACCCCCATCATAGGCTGTGGCTCCATGCAGACAGCAGCCTGCTCAATGGAGTAGGGTACAACTCCACCCCTAcctttcctgccctcccccctgcccatgcCCTCCCTCGGGCATAATTTGCCATTGCCCTGCACCATCCACAGTCACTCACACCACTGGCAATTGCTGCTGGTCTGACTTACTGTGCCCTGGCGGAGAAGACTGGACAGAAGTGACACCTTCAGAACAGGTTTTCGAGGGGTAGCCGTGCCAGTCTGTGTCAGTAAACCCACAAGGATGCCGTATGTTTACCTTCAGGCCAGGGGCTAGCTAGGCAGCATAGGCCTTAGTTCACACTAGTGAAAAGTGGATGCACTTCCTTTTTCTGGTGTGAGCAACCAcacagtggggcagggagctgggcacagGCTATTTTATCTTCCCCTGTTCTCAGCAGCTGCAAAGCCACCTCACAAACAGTAATTCACAGTGGCTGATATTGCTAAGGCAGAGGCATCGCCAGGGGCCGCTGTCACGCACACATGCTTCCAAGTGCTTAAGGTCGGAGCAAGTTTTGGCTCTTGGGAAGCTATGCCGTGTGGCTGTTAGTTTGGGACTATGCAAAGTTCTGCCTAGAGGCAGCTTTGGGAGCCAGGGAGCTGTGCAAGGAAGAGTGGTGCCAGGGGAACTAGTGGTGATTCCTGGGAGAAAGGCTTTCCCGACGTATTGTTTGTTTACCATCATTCCAGGAATAGGTGTTGGTGGGTAAATAAAGCCGGTTCAACTTAAACTATACCCAGGTTCCATGTCCACTAATAATCAGACATGCCGGGCCTGGGACATCTGCTGCCACTGTCTGGAAGTGATGCACCGtactgggctcagtgcagggggaacTGGGTGAAAGAATGTGGCCTGTTTTAGGCTGGATAGAATGGTCCTGTCTCGGGCTCTGTgagtgtaatgctgacagaccctggtcatcagtgggcaggatcaaacctgggacctcagtgcatgagcctctacagcagtggtccccaatgcggtgctcgtgggtgccatggcgcccgctggggcatttatgtgtacCCACcaagtgcccagcaggggagagaagctgcagtccTGTGCCTGCcaaggacagagaactctggggctgcaggctgtgggcgccggtgttcttggtccctggcaAGCATGGGGCTGcaacttctctctggcttctctctgtgctgcccagaactgccaaaaaaacccaaccaaaaaaaCTACCTGCTCAGActctgccaccccaagaatggatggaatgccaccccaggcacatgcttgctccgctggtgcctggagccagccctgtatgtgaggattcttccactgcactgatactgctgttttctcgtGCTTTGCGatatattgtttttttaacattttgtcccaaaatgagtggttcaaataaAAGACAACATGCATATTATTTCAACACAGAGTGGGAAGAATcctattgttttattgaaaataaagggaaatgtgtttgcttatTGTGCGGTGGTGGTGTTGCAGTGCCGAAAAAACATAATGTCGAATGCCATTTCCAAACTAATCGCAGCTCTTCTCACATTAGCCATCCGCTTAAATCTGAGCTGAGAAAGGTTTGATTTGAattgattaattttcttctatCTGCCCAGCAAGCTGCTTTCACTAGATAAGAGGTAAAGTCTAAAAGTGCTGCTATTGTTTCCTTTACAATTACTCATTTGCTCTCAAAGAAGAAAGAACCCTTTCAAGATGGTGAATTGAGAAGCATTTTTGATTGGTGCTGGTTGCCTGTTTCAAGAATTTCCTAATAAGCATGAGATTTTGTCGGCAATACAAGACTTGCAGGTATCAGACAACACAGTTACGAGGAGGATACATGCAATTTCAAGTGACATGAAAACTCAGCTAACGGATGACTTGGAAATCTGTGACTGGCTTTCACTGCAGTTCGATGAGTCGACAGATATATCGGATACAGCGCAGTTGGCAATTATGGTGAGGATGGTATTTAGTGACTTCACCGTACAAGAAGAGTTACTAAAAGTATTACCTATGAAAGGGCCAACAAAGGGTGAGGACatctataatttattcaaatcatACACAACATCAATTAGTATGCCACTACACAAACTGTCTGTGATCACCACTGATGGGGCACCAGCAACGATGGGCAACTCTGCAAGAAGAATGAATCATTTTTGAACTTTATGTCTTATCATTGCATTACCCACCAAGAAGCTTTGTGTGTCAAAGATCTTTCTTTTCAACACGTCATGAATgttgttattaaaataattaactctatTCAAGCGAAACCTTtgcaacactgactttttaaggCCTTGTTGGAAGACATTGATGATAAACAATCTGATCTTATCTTGCACACAGAAGTATGATGGCTGAACAAAGGTAAAGTTCTTGCATGTTTTTTAAGCCTAATTGAAGAGatcaaagaatttctgaagtccACAAATCAGAACTTCGAGCAACTACAAGGCTCCAGCTGGTTAATGGACTTGGCTTTTCTTGCCGacatcactgacaaattgaacattttaaatcttgagctCCAGGGAAAAGATAAACATGTGGCTTAAATGATAggttctgtaaaatcattcaaagcaaaactgatctTGTAGATGTCACATATGAAGACGAAGTCTCTCATACATTTCCTAAGCATGAAGAAAATGGTACGGGACAGTGATTTTAACCCTTCACCAGTTGTTATTCACATTCAAACACGTCTGGAacaatttgaaaagagatttcagCAGTTCACAATCATTGAGCTTGTCGTTGCCTTTCTTGTGAATCCTTTTACTTGCCAAACAGAGGTAACAGAAATGGCTACATCAATTGCAAATCTCATTCAAGTAAGAACAGAAGACGCAGAACTGGACATTTTGGAGCTTCAAATTTATATTGTTCTAAAATCCTACGcaacagatgaaaacttttggAATCTGGTTTACCAGAAGAAGTTTCTCGCCTTAAAAAATgtagcatacaaaataaaatcttatttggTTCCACTTATCTGTGCGaagttctgttttcaacaatGAACATCATAAAAACATAATACAGATCTTGGCTTACAGAGGCCCATCTTGACGATGGCTTACGAATGGGAATATCATCCTACTCTCCCAACTATGAAAAATTGGCTGAAGAAATGCCGTGCCAAAAATCACACTAACTTTATTAGAAAAACCATGTGAATTAATGATACCTATTTTCCATTAATTGCTGATGTGCATGTATGATTATCTTGTGattaacttttttcatttttgtttgtttgtttattgaaatccagatacaagtaacaaaacaaagaatatttttaattaaccatAACTGGctatctatgttaaagtaagaataataaatatatttggaccagcagttcaacaatgttttacttttttaaaataaataagatgaaaactgtttgtgatatttattttgtaaaaactccttaatttttcttacagataggtaaaaaagagcaaattcacatggtaagatGAAAAagtaattgccaaataatttaattaataaccTTTACATGTAGAATTACCTTTTaaatcttatggattcatatattatataatattaaatatgattttttttgtattatttaatgtacaaatacaaaataagccttgaaaaattgttggcgcctgtTGAGCTAAAATCcacctggctgttagctaaggttgtagagtagactcattttatctctctaaCCCTCACCctaactcagggtatggctacacttggcatttcaaagcgctgccacggcagcgctgcgggagtgtgagtgtggtcagagcggcagcgctgggagagagctctcccagcgctgcacggaaaccacatcctttacgggtgtagcgtgcagcgctgggagccgcgctcccaccctgattacactgaggctttacagcggtgcatcttgcagcgctcaggggggtgttttttcacacccctgagcgcgaaagttgcagcgctgtaaagtgtgagtgtagccaagccctcagtggtctaagtgccactagatgggacacaacgccacacccaggaggtgtgtgtgttacatgAGCACCTAGCCTCTGCTGCAGTCCAGGGCTGTGGGTTTGTCTTAGGAACACCAGGTGCTGGGGCCCATCTGGGGCATTTCTAGGCCGAGCCTTTGGAAAGTGCTGGTGCCATCTGACTTTGTTTTGCAACCAGCACTGGGGTTTGGCTTGTGAATGACTCAGCCACGACCTGAGCTTTCACAATCCGAAACCTcaagctgaaaaaagaaaacactagGGAGGGGAGGACGGAATTGGGTTTCTCAGCAAAAACAAAGCCTTTCCCAATGTGGGCTGCTTATACGAAAATAAGGAGCTGGCCATACAGACTTTGCCAGGAGGGGTTACTAGCGGGCAGAGCTCAAGcagcctggagaagagggtgTGAGACTGCAGGGGGATGAACTGAGCTTCAGAGCAGTGAACGCAGATAACCCCCAGCTCTAGCAGAGCTCTTCCCAgccaggccccacagggaccccttTGTGCTGCCGTCAGCCTGGGGCGCCCACCCCAGTGGAGTTAGGCAGAGACAGCGATGGAGCTGGCATcccctggggtggggaactgGCCAGTGGGGGAAGGACTCAGCATGGGGTGCACTTCCTTTCCCTGGTCACAGGAATTTGCCCTCCTGCCGAGGGTCTGAACAGTGCAAATgcctgagggaggaggaagggggagggggaggcagctgcagaggagaCAAAAAAGAGATTCCTTAGGGAAAGGCTGTTGGGAAACAAGTCCTAACACTGGCTGGGGAGAGATTCGGGAAACGGGAGTGAGGGGTGgtcctagggttgccagttttggttggacaaaTCCCTGCGGATTTCCTcatgacacaatctttaattaaagattaagctTTAATTCCTGGAGCCTCCAGGACAATTCCTGGAGGGTCGGCACCCAGGGAGGAGGGCTAGGGCTCTGTGAGCTGGGAAATATCCTCCTGGGGGAAGGCTGGGAGCCCtagagctgggatggggggcggggtctGTGAGCTGGGGAGATCCTCTCCTGGGGGAAGGACTGGGAGCCCCAGATCTGGGGACGGGGGAGGTCTGTGAGCGCAGGGAATCACTtgcctggggaggggctgggaaccccaaatctgggtgtgtgtgtctgtgagctGGGGGGATCCTCTcctggggggaagggctgggagcccagggggtGGGGTCTGTGAGCTAGGGGGGATCCTCTCCTGGGGGAAGGGCTGTCAGCGCAGGGAATCACTTGCCTGTGGGAAGTGTCAGGAGACCCATCACTCCAGCTTTGCTGGGCCACCCTATGGACAGGTAGGAGGCTCCTGACAATGGAGTTTTCCAGCAGCGCCTCCAACCAACCACCTCCACTCCTAAACCAGGTTGCCCACACCAAAGCAGCAGGACCCTGGCTCAGTTCATACAGCTCCTGGCAGGCACTAGATGCTCTTAGCGCAACTCTGGCCGAATAGGTCTTTCCTCAAAGGTTCCAGGAAGCCTTGAAGTCCACAGACCTTGGATCAGAGACAGCATCTGCAGGTGGGGCCGGCTGGGTCAGTCACAGCCTGGCCCTCTGTCCCTGAGGGTGGGTAGACTAGAGGGGATGTCCCTGCATGTGGGCATCGACTGTCAGCATTAacaacagcccccaccccagggcatGCGTGGATTGTACGGgatgagccccctgccccagaataGACTCTAGGGGACCATCCCagcccctttctctcccttcccctgcactttttagaatcatagaacatcagggtgggaagggacctcaggaggtatctagtcaaactcctgctcaaagcaggaccaattcccagacagatttttgccccaaattccTAAGtggtccctcaaggattgaactcacaagcctgggtttagcaggccaatgctcaaagcactgagctatccctcctccatccTTTCACTTTTCCTGTCCTGACTGACTTTCTTTAACCTCCccgcgcgccccccccccccccgtgtccaTCTGTCTGTGTCCGTCTTGCTCGACAGAAGTGGCATAAGTTTCACTGAAGCTGTGGTTTACAGTAGGTTTGTTTAAGGTGATAAAAATATGGATGAAGCTGAACTGAAATGACTCCTGAGCTTGCAACATTTGGTGTGTTTTCTTAcatctccagctcctggagtcctgtgatgtATGGGAGACTCTTGGCTTTAATTTAAACAAATCCAGTACATTTCTGGCCCCTTGGCTTTGGAGAAAAACTGGAACATGCTACCACAACAGGCTCAGACACCAGAGGGCAAAGCAGGAGGcagcgctgggggaggggggactagTGGAGGCTACAGCCACCCAAAATTTGCCTTAGCCCCCACCTCCCTTGAccatagcagctgctgctctccagccacccagctctgaagggagagcAGTAAGAGCAGGGGCTGCTGACTTGGCGCTcagttccagcagcagcagagaagtgagCCTGAGTGGTGGGCTGGggtgcctgagagcagcccccagcctgtgtccccacccATCAGGGTGCACTGTCCAGGGCAGGAGGGTCTGCGCTCCCCACAGAGGCCCAGACTGACCCGTTCTGGCCCAGGTTCCTGGGCCCCTCCCACTGCAGTCGCTGCTCCCGAAGCCTGGTTCCTctgcctgggcagctcttactgGTTGTGAGCAGCCAGCACCCTGGCCTCTGAGccggcagggggcagggccatggagaGGGATGGGGTCCTCATGGCAAGGACGGGCAGAGCTCCCCGTTTTGTCTGGCCCATCTcagccccgctccccccaccAGGATGAGGCTGGTGCTGCACCATATTATCATTACTGTTATTACCACAGAGCACAGGGCCCCTAGTACCCCATTGCgttaggtgctgcacagacagagCAAAGAGCTAGTCGCTGCCCCATGGAGCTTACAGCCCTAGTATCAGAGCAGAGACGCTGCCTGGGGGAGCGCAAGATACTGGGTTTACAGCTTCATGGCTTTTCAGCTGAGCTCCTGTTTCCTCGGGGTCTGGTGCATGCGATTGGCCTTGGGGGGCTGGCGATCCtgagggcaggggcggctccaggcaccagcgctccaagcatgtgcctggggtggcaagccgcagtgCGGGGGGGgcgcgctctgccagtcaccgctagggcggcaggcagggtgccttccgCGGCtaacctgcggagggtccactggtcccacggcttcggtggacctcccgcaggtgtgcctgtggagggtctgttggtcccacggcacacctgtgggaggcctgccgaagccgcgggaccagcagaccctctgtgtgtggggcggcaaaatgtctagagccgcccctgcccgaGGGGGTGCTGACACACTACCTGGCACCAGTGTAAGCCCCCCCGCAGCTAAATGGGTGCTTCTGGAGGATAATAACAGAGAGTCCCAGCTGACACACtgggtgtgaccccccccccacaccctgctgcACCTGGGGGGGGAGTAGCTGGATCTGTGCCACAAACAAGGTGCTGGAGGGGcacactgccccttccctgctccatgCTCATTGTCTGTTTGCTCCAGACCACACCCCCCGAGACCCCCCCCCACGCCTTCCTGGCTTcactctgcccctgctccctgcctcttgcccttCACCTCCCCTGCCTTTGCCCCCtactcccttcccttttcttctcaTTTAGTTGATCTCCTCCTACTAAATCCAGCCAAGCCGAGCCACCAAAACGTGCCATTTGCCTCGAGTGCCTTGGTCATTGTGCTGGGCTGTTCGACCCCCTTCCCACGCCCTGTGGCTGCCTGGCAGGGCCTGTCCCCCATGCTGTTTGTGCAGAGCCTGGCA includes:
- the APOE gene encoding apolipoprotein E — its product is MKVWIVLLGATLLTGCQANPIVQDEPKTKWEEAVTVFWNYLSKVGHAADNVTAQIKSSQLSKELDGLITDTMAEVEVYREQLRAQLGPYAQEAQQRLGSEVAALTGKLRADMEEAKGRLVQYTGDVRLMFDQNLEEVRARVGMYLRKLRKRLGKDAEELRHKMATYADEVQAHTGHRVDAVRQGLQPLIDSIRDKGQQRLEALSQAMGEQSQKVRDSLGIRAQELHGHLQEKAEEMRSSLDQAAEQVRQWFAPFLQDVRAQLQTLVEKLQGKLQL